From a single Pseudophryne corroboree isolate aPseCor3 chromosome 6, aPseCor3.hap2, whole genome shotgun sequence genomic region:
- the MFAP1 gene encoding microfibrillar-associated protein 1 gives MASANALNKQPPIQSTAGAVPVRNEKGEISMEKVKVKRYVSGKRPDYAPMESSDEEDEEFQFIKKGKEQEAEVEEQPEESTSDPRLRRLQNRMNEDVEERLARHRKIVEPEVVGESESESEPGEEWHVEREREREREREDTTEEEEEEVDDEEIERRRSVMRQRAEERKNEEMEVMEVEDEWKSGAESESESEYEEYTDSEDEMEPRLKPVFIRKKDRVTVQEKEVEALKQKEVEAEAKRMAEERRKYTLKIVEEETKKEIEENKRSLAALDALNTDDENDEEEYESWKVRELKRIKRDREEREAMEKEKAEIERMRNMTEEERRAELRANGKIITNKALKGKYKFLQKYYHRGAFFMDEDEDVYKRDFSAPTLEDHFNKTILPKVMQVKNFGRSGRTKYTHLVDQDTTSFDSAWGQESAQNTKFFKQKAAGVRDVFERPSTKKRKTT, from the exons GTGAAATCTCGATGGAAAAGGTGAAGGTGAAGCGCTATGTCTCCGGTAAAAGACCAGACTATGCACCAATGGAATCTTctgatgaggaggatgaggagttCCAGTTCATTAAAAAAGGGAAGGAGCAGGAAGCGGAAGTGGAGGAACAGCCAGAAGAAAGCACCAGCGATCCTCGTCTACGTCGATTACAGAACCGTATGAATGAGGATGTGGAGGAGAG ATTGGCCAGACACCGTAAGATAGTAGAACCAGAGGTGGTGGGGGAAAGTGAGTCTGAGTCAGAACCGGGTGAGGAATGGCatgtggaaagagagagagaacgagagagagaaagagaagacaccactgaggaggaggaagaagaggtggaTGATGAG GAAATCGAGCGTCGCCGTTCTGTCATGCGCCAGAGAGCTGAGGAGCGGAAGAATGAAGAGATGGAAGTGATGGAGGTAGAAGATGAGTGGAAATCGGGGGCAGAGTCCGAGTCTGAGTCAGAATATGAGGAATACACAGACAGTGAAGATGAAATGGAACCTAGACTGAAACCTGTATTCATTAGAAA AAAAGATAGGGTAACTGTACAAGAAAAAGAGGTTGAAGCACTGAAACAGAAAGAGGTGGAGGCTGAAGCTAAGCGTATGGCGGAGGAGAGACGTAAATACACCTTAAAG ATTGTAGAGGAGGAGACCAAGAAAGAAATAGAGGAGAACAAGAGGTCGCTGGCAGCTCTGGATGCACTGAACACAGATGATGAGAATGATGAGGAGGAGTATGAATCCTGGAAAGTGCGAGAGCTAAAACGCATCAAACGTGACCGTGAAGAGAGAGAAGC GATGGAGAAGGAGAAGGCGGAGATAGAACGCATGCGCAACATGACTGAGGAGGAACGTCGTGCCGAACTCCGCGCCAACGGCAAGATCATTACTAACAAAGCACTGAAAGGGAAATACAAATTCCTGCAGAAATACTACCACAGGGGCGCTTTCTTCATG GATGAAGATGAGGATGTGTATAAGAGAGATTTCAGTGCTCCCACATTGGAAGACCACTTCAATAAAACTATTTTACCCAAAGTTATGCAG GTCAAAAACTTTGGTCGTTCTGGTCGGACAAAATACACTCATTTGGTTGATCAAGACACAACTTCATTTGACTCTGCCTGGGGCCAGGAGAGTGCCCAGAATACAAAGTTCTTTAAGCAGAAAGCAGCTGGTGTAAGGGATGTGTTTGAGAGACCATCTACGAAGAAAAGAAAGACAACTTAG